A part of Limihaloglobus sulfuriphilus genomic DNA contains:
- the feoB gene encoding ferrous iron transport protein B, giving the protein MKKITAAIAGNPNSGKTTLFNALTGARQHVGNYPGVTVEKKEGSRIYKDCQINFIDLPGTYSLTAHSIEEVVARDYIINENPDVVVNIIDASNFERNLYLATQLLELNVPLILVLNMADVAKKQGYSFDTEKLGSFFNARAILTVASKSEGINELLDSIIEKSQIQTEQTPSPLQIHYGEDIEREIDKLEKLVDKKHPFAKKYGARWLCLKLLEKDEQIIGLSQNREILNAAEQSISHLEKLYGDSPEILIAEKRYGFVSGVYEGAVVHTVQHRHQISDLVDKVLLNRVLGLPIFIIMMYLVFKLTFWIGAHPMVWIETGFAYLSNFISGLWPQGSENAVKSLIVDGIIGGVGGVVVFLPNIVLLFLAIAILEDSGYMARAAFLMDRIMKKIGLHGRSFIPMVIGFGCTVPAIMATRILDDRKSRLTTIMVLPLMSCGARLPIYTLFISAFFAVRWHAMVMLIVYMIGILIAIILSLLLRKTLLKGESGIFLMELPPYRMPTIRGMLTHAWERSWLYLKKAGTVILAISIVLWFMTTYPKASEEKLSGLSEQDIQKAQLQNSIAGRVGLAMEPAIKPLGFDYRIGTALIGALAAKEVFVAQTGIVFSISDSSGEESLTLREKLRANYTPLQGFCVMLFCLISAPCAATLAICRKETNSWGWALFQYLGLTAIGYTVTLIVYQTGSLFLG; this is encoded by the coding sequence ATGAAAAAAATAACAGCAGCAATAGCCGGCAATCCCAACAGCGGCAAAACAACTCTTTTCAACGCCCTTACCGGTGCAAGGCAGCATGTGGGGAATTACCCTGGGGTAACGGTAGAGAAAAAAGAAGGCTCACGGATTTACAAAGACTGCCAGATAAATTTCATAGATTTGCCCGGGACTTACAGCCTCACAGCACACTCGATCGAAGAAGTCGTTGCACGTGACTATATTATAAACGAAAACCCCGATGTCGTTGTGAATATCATAGATGCTTCAAACTTTGAGAGAAATCTATACCTGGCAACACAGCTTCTTGAGCTTAATGTACCGCTGATACTTGTTTTGAACATGGCCGACGTTGCGAAAAAACAAGGCTACTCGTTTGATACTGAAAAGCTGGGCAGTTTTTTCAACGCCAGGGCCATTTTGACTGTCGCTTCAAAAAGCGAGGGAATAAATGAACTGCTCGATTCAATAATCGAAAAGAGCCAAATCCAGACAGAACAAACTCCCAGCCCTTTGCAAATTCATTACGGCGAAGACATCGAACGGGAAATAGATAAACTTGAAAAACTCGTTGATAAAAAACACCCATTCGCAAAGAAATACGGAGCCAGATGGTTATGCCTGAAGCTGCTCGAAAAAGATGAGCAGATAATCGGGCTCAGTCAGAACAGAGAAATCCTTAATGCGGCAGAGCAGAGCATTTCTCATCTGGAGAAACTCTACGGCGACAGCCCTGAAATCCTGATAGCCGAAAAACGCTACGGCTTTGTGTCAGGTGTATATGAGGGGGCAGTCGTGCACACAGTGCAACACCGCCACCAGATCAGCGATTTGGTAGATAAAGTCCTGCTCAACCGTGTTCTCGGCCTGCCGATTTTTATAATAATGATGTACTTAGTGTTTAAACTCACCTTCTGGATTGGCGCCCACCCAATGGTCTGGATCGAGACAGGGTTTGCTTATCTAAGCAATTTCATCAGCGGCCTGTGGCCCCAGGGCTCAGAAAATGCCGTCAAATCACTAATCGTTGACGGTATCATAGGCGGTGTCGGCGGGGTTGTCGTCTTTCTGCCGAACATTGTGCTGCTGTTTTTGGCCATCGCGATCCTTGAGGATTCCGGTTATATGGCAAGAGCGGCGTTTCTGATGGACCGGATAATGAAAAAAATCGGGCTTCACGGCCGCAGTTTTATACCAATGGTAATCGGTTTCGGCTGCACGGTTCCCGCCATAATGGCAACAAGGATACTTGATGACCGTAAAAGCCGGCTGACGACAATAATGGTGCTTCCGCTGATGAGCTGCGGCGCCAGGCTGCCAATATACACCCTGTTCATCTCCGCGTTTTTTGCAGTCAGATGGCACGCCATGGTGATGCTCATTGTTTACATGATCGGCATACTGATTGCCATCATTCTATCACTTTTGCTCAGGAAGACACTTCTTAAGGGCGAGAGCGGAATTTTCCTTATGGAACTGCCGCCCTACCGTATGCCGACCATCAGGGGAATGCTCACCCATGCCTGGGAAAGGAGCTGGCTCTACCTTAAAAAAGCAGGAACGGTGATACTGGCAATATCGATTGTCCTCTGGTTTATGACCACATATCCAAAGGCATCAGAAGAAAAACTCTCAGGGCTGAGCGAGCAGGATATCCAGAAAGCCCAGCTGCAAAACTCTATCGCCGGACGAGTCGGCCTTGCGATGGAACCGGCAATAAAACCGCTTGGTTTTGATTACCGTATCGGCACAGCACTTATTGGAGCACTTGCGGCAAAAGAGGTCTTCGTCGCCCAGACGGGTATAGTTTTCTCGATAAGTGATTCTTCCGGCGAAGAATCGCTGACATTGAGAGAGAAATTAAGGGCGAATTACACGCCTCTTCAGGGCTTTTGCGTGATGCTGTTCTGCCTGATAAGCGCTCCCTGCGCGGCAACACTGGCAATCTGCCGAAAAGAAACGAACTCCTGGGGATGGGCTCTGTTCCAGTACCTGGGCCTAACGGCGATAGGATACACCGTAACCCTGATCGTTTATCAGACGGGCAGCCTGTTTTTAGGGTAA
- the queC gene encoding 7-cyano-7-deazaguanine synthase QueC has product MQSKTKRAVVLLSGGLDSGTVLTIAKSRGYECHALTFRYGQRHSVELEAAGRVASFHNVTRHRFVDIDIAQLGGSALTDMKIDVPLDRIDIAGGAVPITYVPVRNLVFLSFAAAWAEVLGTGDIFIGVNSTDYSGYPDCRPEFIDSFEKTANLAAAAAVEGRLKFSIHTPIINMTKAQIIAEGVRLGFDYSLTHSCYNPSPEGWACGRCDSCKLRLKGFAEAGLKDPVKYAGQ; this is encoded by the coding sequence ATGCAGTCAAAGACCAAAAGAGCGGTTGTTCTCCTGAGCGGAGGACTTGATTCCGGTACAGTTTTAACAATTGCTAAAAGCCGGGGTTACGAGTGCCATGCTCTTACTTTCAGGTATGGCCAGCGGCACAGCGTCGAGCTTGAAGCCGCCGGCAGGGTTGCCTCTTTTCATAATGTGACGCGGCATCGGTTTGTAGATATAGATATCGCACAGCTCGGAGGCTCTGCCTTAACAGATATGAAAATAGATGTTCCGCTCGACCGAATAGATATCGCCGGTGGAGCCGTTCCAATAACTTATGTTCCCGTGCGTAATCTGGTTTTCCTCAGCTTCGCCGCGGCATGGGCAGAGGTGTTAGGCACGGGGGATATCTTTATAGGCGTAAACAGCACTGATTACAGCGGTTACCCTGACTGCCGACCTGAGTTTATCGACTCGTTCGAGAAAACCGCAAATCTCGCCGCCGCCGCCGCGGTTGAGGGCAGGCTGAAATTTTCTATCCATACACCGATAATAAACATGACTAAGGCGCAGATAATAGCTGAGGGCGTGCGGCTGGGATTTGATTACTCCCTTACCCACAGCTGTTACAATCCAAGTCCCGAGGGCTGGGCGTGCGGCCGCTGCGACAGCTGTAAACTCCGCCTTAAAGGCTTTGCCGAAGCCGGTTTAAAAGATCCCGTGAAATATGCCGGTCAGTGA
- the queF gene encoding preQ(1) synthase, producing MSEKVKLELFENPAPQRDYTITTKVPEFTSVCPKTGQPDFGTIIIEYCPDKLCIELKSLKYYMQSFRNKGIFYEALTNEMLDDLVDACKPRWMKITSEFTPRGGISTDVTVIYTKD from the coding sequence ATGAGTGAAAAAGTAAAACTCGAACTGTTTGAAAACCCTGCTCCTCAAAGAGATTACACAATAACAACAAAGGTTCCGGAATTTACCAGTGTCTGCCCGAAGACCGGCCAGCCGGATTTTGGAACCATAATCATAGAATACTGCCCGGACAAACTTTGTATCGAGCTCAAAAGCCTGAAATACTATATGCAGAGCTTCCGCAATAAGGGCATTTTCTACGAAGCCCTCACCAACGAGATGCTTGATGACCTTGTTGACGCATGCAAGCCGAGATGGATGAAAATCACATCAGAATTTACACCCCGCGGCGGCATATCAACTGACGTAACTGTAATTTATACAAAGGATTAA
- a CDS encoding trypsin-like peptidase domain-containing protein yields MKRIAFILMFSALLPAAASAEQLGEIFDRHTPIVKAYQKVQDSVVNISGTQSYTSGGGLYDFFFSPRRQQRHTRKVELGSGVVVHSDGYIITNSHVVQGQEELHVTFYNGKEYTAEIISADIESDLAFLKIESDEDFDAIDFGTSSDLMIGETVIAVGNPLGFSSTVTEGIVSAIGRDIQVKQNFWLRGLIQTSAPINPGNSGGPLLNINGELIGINTAVSAGAQNIGFAIPIDTIANSLAKMLMPEELRRVRLGIVIGRMTTRDGLKGLNVEAVNEDTSASRQGIREGDIITEVEGKKVTSFLDFYVSIMDKEIGEDFHVKYHKSSEPADKEHHATLTLQPRPIPDGVKIAQKYFQMEVSPLDDDVAREFEFAQSYPVLIITDIAEKGVAEETGLQIGDIILQVNSHPVSSVKDFSLALEFLHEDDVVELRILRIGARGPYSYQRQYMVKMKAKIREDTKLNRKFKFEGKTI; encoded by the coding sequence ATGAAGCGTATCGCATTTATCCTGATGTTTTCTGCTCTGTTACCGGCAGCCGCTTCAGCAGAGCAGCTTGGCGAGATTTTTGACCGGCACACACCTATCGTAAAGGCCTACCAGAAAGTCCAGGACTCTGTTGTAAATATCTCCGGCACTCAAAGTTACACATCCGGAGGCGGCTTATATGACTTCTTCTTCAGTCCCCGCAGGCAGCAGCGGCATACACGAAAAGTTGAGCTTGGCTCCGGCGTTGTCGTTCACAGTGACGGGTATATAATAACAAACTCTCACGTTGTGCAGGGCCAGGAAGAGCTTCATGTAACATTCTACAACGGCAAAGAATACACCGCGGAAATTATAAGCGCAGATATTGAAAGTGATCTGGCTTTTCTAAAGATTGAATCAGACGAGGATTTTGATGCCATCGATTTCGGCACAAGCTCTGATCTTATGATTGGCGAGACAGTTATCGCGGTGGGCAATCCGCTTGGCTTTTCAAGTACCGTAACAGAGGGTATCGTCAGCGCTATTGGCCGCGACATACAGGTCAAGCAGAACTTCTGGCTGCGGGGCCTCATTCAGACATCGGCCCCGATTAACCCGGGTAATTCCGGCGGTCCGCTGCTTAATATAAACGGCGAGCTTATCGGGATAAACACCGCTGTCAGTGCCGGCGCCCAGAATATAGGTTTTGCCATTCCAATCGATACTATCGCCAACAGTCTGGCAAAGATGCTCATGCCTGAAGAACTCCGCCGGGTGAGACTGGGTATTGTAATCGGCAGGATGACAACCCGCGACGGTCTCAAAGGCCTTAATGTAGAAGCTGTTAATGAAGATACCTCGGCAAGCCGCCAGGGCATAAGAGAAGGCGATATTATCACCGAAGTTGAAGGTAAGAAAGTAACCAGTTTTCTTGATTTTTATGTAAGTATAATGGACAAGGAGATTGGCGAAGACTTCCATGTGAAGTACCACAAATCAAGCGAGCCTGCCGACAAAGAGCACCACGCCACGCTGACGCTGCAGCCAAGGCCGATTCCTGACGGAGTTAAAATAGCACAGAAATACTTCCAGATGGAAGTTTCTCCTCTTGACGATGATGTTGCCAGAGAGTTTGAATTTGCACAAAGCTATCCGGTGCTTATAATTACAGATATTGCAGAAAAAGGTGTCGCAGAAGAGACCGGGCTGCAGATCGGAGATATAATTCTCCAGGTCAACAGCCATCCTGTAAGCAGCGTCAAGGATTTCTCGCTGGCGTTAGAATTCCTCCACGAAGACGATGTCGTAGAGCTTAGAATCCTGCGGATTGGTGCAAGAGGGCCATACAGCTACCAAAGGCAGTATATGGTAAAGATGAAGGCGAAAATTCGCGAAGATACAAAACTTAACCGGAAATTCAAGTTTGAGGGAAAGACGATCTGA
- the folP gene encoding dihydropteroate synthase — protein sequence MAGKTNQIGCTLDYTDKPLIMGIVNVTPDSFSDGGDNFCAETAAATALSMESAGADIIDIGAESTRPGSEPVTEDEQLRRAIPVISGLKDRLGIPISIDTCSAVVARECLEAGAAIINDISGGSDPEMFRLAAEINCPIVIMHMQGMPKTMQKNPRYEDVVSEVLGYLLGRALDAESAGVNKDNIIIDPGIGFGKSLEHNIALLKGLHCFTGSTYRVLLGASRKSFIGTVTGETNPKKRLAGTLVTTAAAVCAGVDIIRVHDVADNAAAVKIAKLIL from the coding sequence ATGGCAGGAAAGACTAATCAAATCGGTTGTACTCTCGACTATACAGACAAGCCTCTGATAATGGGCATAGTCAATGTCACGCCGGACTCTTTCAGTGACGGCGGGGACAACTTCTGCGCTGAGACCGCCGCGGCAACCGCCCTTTCAATGGAATCCGCAGGTGCTGATATTATTGATATCGGCGCAGAATCAACCCGCCCAGGCTCCGAACCAGTAACTGAAGATGAACAGCTCCGCAGAGCGATTCCGGTCATCTCGGGGCTTAAAGACAGGCTGGGAATACCCATAAGCATCGACACTTGCAGTGCCGTTGTGGCCCGTGAATGCCTCGAAGCAGGAGCAGCAATTATAAATGACATTTCCGGCGGCAGCGACCCCGAGATGTTTCGGCTTGCAGCGGAAATAAACTGCCCAATCGTGATAATGCATATGCAGGGTATGCCCAAAACCATGCAGAAAAACCCCCGTTACGAAGACGTTGTCAGCGAGGTGCTTGGATATCTACTCGGCCGGGCGTTAGATGCGGAATCGGCGGGCGTAAACAAAGATAATATAATAATCGACCCGGGTATAGGTTTCGGCAAATCGCTTGAACACAATATAGCTCTGCTCAAAGGCCTGCACTGCTTTACCGGCAGCACATACCGCGTCTTGCTCGGGGCGAGCAGAAAATCTTTCATCGGCACCGTTACCGGCGAAACAAACCCCAAAAAGCGGCTTGCGGGAACTCTTGTAACCACGGCGGCCGCTGTATGTGCCGGAGTAGATATTATTCGGGTACATGATGTAGCCGATAACGCCGCGGCAGTGAAAATAGCCAAATTGATACTATAG
- a CDS encoding deoxyribodipyrimidine photo-lyase, which translates to MTEKERLTPLNTKDANAGGDYVLYWMQASQRAAFNPALQHAIERANSHKKPLFVVFCLVEDFPDAGAKHYRFMLEGLLETEEMLRKQGIKFILTRSEPPETVSRLSESAVEIITDRGYLAIERKWRSKLKRDCRCRLTEVDANVVVPVEVASGKQEYSAATIRKKITSRLGQFLVKPETTVPEISSLSVPFALKRSKDIGKLLESKRYQRETAPVFRGGFSEANKHLKHFISHNLTDYASSSNDPSNDIQSRLSPYLHFGQISPVYIALEVKNSRSNKDSIDSYLEQLIVRRELAFNFVWYNKNYDKYSCLPAWARASLNKHKEDKREYVYTYKQLENSQTHDPYWNAAQKELLKTGKMHGYMRMYWGKKIIEWTRSPKTAYRTALKLNNSYELDGRDPNGFTGVAWCFGLHDRPWTQRDIFGNVRYMNAAGLKRKFDIEKYVERVNSL; encoded by the coding sequence ATGACCGAAAAGGAAAGATTAACGCCGCTCAACACAAAAGACGCTAATGCCGGCGGAGATTATGTGCTTTACTGGATGCAGGCATCTCAAAGAGCCGCGTTCAACCCGGCCCTGCAACACGCCATTGAAAGAGCTAACAGTCATAAAAAACCGCTGTTTGTTGTCTTCTGTCTTGTTGAGGACTTTCCCGATGCCGGTGCAAAGCATTACCGCTTTATGCTGGAGGGGCTTCTGGAAACCGAAGAGATGCTCAGGAAACAGGGAATTAAATTTATCCTTACCCGCAGCGAACCGCCAGAGACGGTTTCCCGTTTGAGTGAATCTGCTGTGGAGATAATAACCGACAGGGGTTATCTGGCGATAGAGAGAAAGTGGCGGTCAAAACTCAAAAGAGACTGCCGGTGCCGACTTACCGAAGTTGACGCAAACGTTGTTGTACCGGTTGAAGTTGCAAGCGGAAAGCAGGAATACTCCGCCGCGACAATACGCAAAAAGATAACTTCCAGGCTGGGGCAGTTTCTTGTAAAGCCGGAAACAACAGTTCCCGAGATCAGCTCTTTGTCCGTGCCGTTTGCCTTAAAACGCAGTAAAGACATCGGCAAACTGCTCGAAAGCAAAAGATACCAGAGAGAAACCGCCCCTGTGTTTCGCGGCGGATTCTCTGAAGCAAATAAACATTTGAAACACTTTATCAGTCATAATCTCACAGACTACGCGTCAAGCTCAAACGATCCGTCAAACGATATTCAATCGCGGCTTAGCCCATACCTGCATTTTGGGCAGATATCGCCTGTTTACATAGCGTTAGAAGTTAAAAACAGCCGCTCAAACAAGGACTCCATAGACAGTTATCTCGAACAGCTTATAGTCCGCAGAGAGCTGGCTTTTAATTTTGTCTGGTACAATAAGAACTATGACAAATACTCCTGCCTGCCGGCATGGGCACGGGCTTCTCTAAACAAACACAAAGAAGACAAAAGAGAGTATGTATATACCTATAAGCAGTTAGAAAACTCGCAAACTCATGATCCGTACTGGAATGCCGCGCAGAAAGAGCTGTTAAAAACCGGCAAGATGCACGGCTATATGCGTATGTACTGGGGCAAAAAGATAATCGAATGGACACGCTCGCCAAAGACGGCGTACAGAACTGCCTTAAAACTGAACAACAGCTATGAGCTTGACGGCCGCGACCCAAACGGTTTTACCGGAGTAGCATGGTGTTTCGGCCTTCACGACCGGCCATGGACACAAAGAGATATCTTCGGAAATGTCAGGTACATGAACGCGGCAGGGCTGAAACGAAAATTCGATATTGAAAAATATGTTGAAAGAGTTAATTCTTTATAG
- the murJ gene encoding murein biosynthesis integral membrane protein MurJ: MIKGFRQIASFTMFSRVLGMIRDMCYAYFFGATAFSDAWYIAFKIPNLARRIFGEGAASASFIPVYSSALHKSQQQARKLACSVITAIAGSVSLLVLAAWVSMGGYSVFFGVTDENSLIFSLTAIMLPYAVMICTAALMSGILNVHGHFAAPAAAPVILNIAIISAIVIPGYFWGAAAEKLVYFAAFSVLAGGVVQLAMLIPFLKRERVVIRPLFEFKTPEFRRIMIMFAPMVIGLTATQINTLLDDVLAWLLSGSEIKGAAFVFWGREVTYPLWRGSVSYLYYAQRLYQLPLGVIGISLATAVFPVFSRASAAGDLQQLRNTLSKGLRMSILIAMPAAAGLIIVSRPLISLLFEHGDKFSRSDTIDTMNTLLFYSVGLPGFFWQQIVTRVHYSRFNSKIPAMTAVLAVLVNFMLNITLVWFMNIQAFALATSVAAYVQSLLLLHLLEEPVREKIWRDTGPEAARILIASLAMLIAGTAVMGKMDFIAESIAGDIIRLLAVIPFSAGVYWVLVKLMRVESLKYLTGKSEL, translated from the coding sequence ATGATAAAAGGTTTTAGACAGATAGCTTCGTTTACGATGTTCAGCCGCGTACTTGGGATGATACGCGACATGTGCTATGCGTACTTTTTCGGAGCTACCGCCTTTTCTGACGCGTGGTACATAGCGTTCAAAATTCCAAACCTTGCCAGGCGGATTTTTGGAGAAGGTGCCGCCAGCGCTTCGTTTATTCCTGTTTACAGCAGCGCACTCCATAAATCGCAACAGCAGGCCCGTAAACTTGCTTGTAGTGTTATAACGGCAATTGCCGGTTCGGTCAGCCTTCTTGTCCTGGCAGCGTGGGTGAGTATGGGCGGGTACAGCGTATTTTTCGGTGTAACCGATGAAAATTCGCTGATATTCTCACTTACGGCAATAATGCTGCCTTATGCCGTCATGATATGCACTGCCGCGTTGATGAGCGGAATATTGAACGTTCATGGACATTTCGCGGCTCCGGCGGCGGCACCGGTGATTCTTAATATCGCGATTATATCCGCAATAGTAATCCCGGGGTATTTCTGGGGTGCGGCGGCAGAAAAACTGGTTTATTTCGCGGCATTCAGTGTTCTTGCCGGCGGCGTTGTCCAGTTGGCTATGTTAATCCCGTTTCTCAAACGTGAACGGGTCGTAATACGGCCTCTTTTTGAGTTTAAAACCCCTGAATTCCGGCGAATAATGATAATGTTCGCTCCGATGGTTATCGGTCTGACGGCTACACAGATAAATACACTTCTTGATGATGTTCTGGCGTGGCTGCTGTCCGGCTCCGAGATAAAGGGGGCGGCCTTTGTCTTTTGGGGCAGAGAGGTTACCTACCCGCTCTGGCGTGGGTCAGTTTCATACCTTTATTATGCTCAGCGGCTTTATCAGCTGCCGCTGGGGGTTATCGGTATTTCGCTTGCGACGGCTGTGTTTCCTGTTTTCAGCAGGGCTTCCGCCGCGGGAGATTTGCAGCAGCTGCGCAACACTCTATCAAAGGGGTTGCGAATGTCGATTCTTATCGCAATGCCGGCGGCTGCTGGTCTTATAATTGTTTCCAGACCGCTAATCTCACTTCTTTTTGAGCATGGTGATAAGTTCAGCCGCTCCGATACGATCGATACAATGAATACTCTGCTGTTTTATTCTGTTGGTCTGCCCGGTTTTTTCTGGCAGCAGATAGTTACCAGGGTTCACTATTCGAGATTCAACTCAAAAATACCCGCGATGACCGCGGTGCTGGCGGTTTTGGTGAACTTTATGCTTAACATAACGCTTGTCTGGTTTATGAATATACAGGCATTTGCTCTGGCAACGTCTGTCGCCGCCTACGTTCAATCACTGCTTTTACTGCACCTGTTAGAGGAACCTGTCCGTGAGAAAATCTGGAGGGATACCGGTCCGGAAGCCGCCAGGATTCTGATAGCGTCGCTGGCAATGCTTATAGCCGGTACCGCTGTTATGGGGAAAATGGATTTTATTGCCGAGAGTATTGCCGGCGATATTATAAGGCTGCTGGCTGTGATACCCTTCTCTGCGGGTGTGTACTGGGTGTTGGTAAAACTGATGAGAGTTGAGTCGCTGAAGTATCTTACAGGCAAAAGCGAACTATAA
- a CDS encoding ComF family protein: protein MSFWGSRFFKRFHGLINSIAKPAISLIWPPLCQACECSIDDPDEKLCRDCWQDLNDSVARNYCKRCGSDIDKYSESAQGCDFCSKINFNFDGVARVGNYQGCLKNLILQLKFSGRSELAVTLGEYIDASLLGSFNDEEIDFFAPVPVHWTRRISRGWNQSFLIARNIKHFDAKTKNLLIRTRRTRPQPGLSFAQRRKNVKNAFKIRNSSSVQDKTICLIDDVRTSGATLDECAKVLKQAGARRVLAAVAATAGGSSSRKSGTALKYWD, encoded by the coding sequence TTGTCTTTTTGGGGTTCGAGATTTTTTAAAAGGTTTCACGGTCTAATAAACAGCATAGCTAAACCAGCTATTTCGCTTATATGGCCTCCTTTATGTCAGGCTTGTGAGTGCAGTATTGACGATCCGGACGAAAAGCTGTGCAGAGATTGCTGGCAGGATCTTAATGATTCAGTGGCCAGAAACTATTGCAAACGATGCGGTTCTGATATCGATAAATACAGTGAGTCTGCCCAGGGTTGTGATTTCTGCTCGAAGATAAACTTCAATTTTGACGGGGTTGCAAGGGTTGGAAATTACCAGGGCTGTCTAAAAAATCTGATTCTCCAGCTTAAATTCTCCGGCCGCTCTGAGCTTGCGGTAACGCTTGGCGAGTACATTGACGCGTCACTGCTCGGCAGTTTTAATGATGAAGAGATCGATTTTTTTGCTCCCGTTCCGGTGCACTGGACCAGGCGAATCAGCAGAGGCTGGAATCAATCATTTCTTATTGCCCGTAATATCAAGCATTTCGACGCCAAGACGAAGAATCTTCTCATCCGTACACGGCGTACGCGGCCTCAGCCGGGTTTGAGCTTTGCTCAAAGGCGTAAAAATGTAAAAAATGCCTTCAAAATCCGCAATTCCAGCAGCGTTCAGGATAAAACCATCTGTCTGATTGATGATGTCCGTACCAGCGGCGCCACGCTTGACGAATGCGCGAAAGTTCTTAAACAAGCCGGCGCAAGGCGCGTCCTGGCGGCGGTCGCCGCGACAGCGGGCGGCAGCAGCTCACGCAAATCAGGTACAGCTTTAAAATATTGGGATTGA
- a CDS encoding type IV pilin protein, with product MRFKAFTLIELMTVVLIVSILAAVVMPIYRDRVDAAKWSEAKTVMGIIATGIRTYHMEHGEGGTEPNLDNPDCLGLLMSDLNGKYFIKDHYSLESIEMDPLTYTIKCDVDDADSGQSMPSKPKVVRLDQSGNWSSE from the coding sequence ATGAGATTTAAAGCATTCACATTGATAGAGTTAATGACTGTCGTTTTGATCGTTTCGATACTGGCGGCTGTTGTAATGCCTATATATCGCGACAGAGTTGATGCTGCAAAGTGGAGTGAAGCTAAGACGGTTATGGGGATAATTGCAACTGGAATAAGAACTTACCACATGGAGCACGGGGAAGGCGGTACAGAGCCAAATTTAGATAATCCGGATTGCCTTGGTCTTCTGATGAGCGACCTTAACGGGAAATATTTTATTAAAGACCATTATTCTCTGGAGAGTATTGAGATGGATCCATTGACGTACACGATTAAGTGTGATGTCGATGACGCCGACAGCGGTCAGTCGATGCCAAGCAAGCCAAAAGTAGTCAGACTTGACCAGAGCGGAAACTGGTCTTCCGAATAG
- a CDS encoding tRNA dihydrouridine synthase produces the protein MNNITGKKLYIGSIKLEMPVLMAPLSGYTDSATRSILRNFGAPLTFPGVMLSKSAANPKILRKPEYQPQPCEKPVGAQILGAEPKIMAEAAAGLEKSGFDLIDINFACPAPKVLRRGRGGYMLRDPQSVREVFLAVRNAIKVPLTVKLRIGYGEGEESRRAFWEIMDFFAQNPPELTVIHGRTTLQKYGGKADWHLIAEAKKRYPHLKIAGSGDIFSVEDIISRLEQTGIDGILVARGAIGNPWIFRDAAAVFRGEAKPQPPSVQEQGRVMIEHVSLLRKVFDPCKSVRYFRKFSARYCKLHPHRKRPQTALMAAKNMDDFLSAIKTHYGVEPNTDSDL, from the coding sequence ATGAACAACATAACAGGGAAAAAACTCTATATAGGCAGCATCAAACTTGAGATGCCGGTACTTATGGCACCGCTGAGCGGTTATACCGACAGTGCAACCCGCTCAATACTCCGAAATTTCGGCGCGCCGCTGACATTTCCGGGAGTTATGCTGTCAAAATCAGCCGCAAACCCAAAAATTTTAAGGAAACCTGAATATCAGCCTCAACCGTGCGAGAAGCCGGTAGGCGCACAGATTCTCGGTGCGGAACCGAAAATAATGGCGGAGGCGGCGGCCGGCCTTGAAAAGTCCGGTTTTGACCTTATAGACATAAACTTTGCCTGTCCGGCACCAAAGGTTCTCAGAAGAGGCCGCGGCGGGTATATGCTGCGTGACCCGCAATCTGTCCGGGAAGTCTTTCTGGCGGTACGAAATGCTATAAAGGTGCCTCTAACCGTAAAGCTGAGAATAGGTTATGGCGAAGGAGAAGAATCCCGCAGAGCTTTCTGGGAGATCATGGACTTTTTTGCGCAAAATCCGCCTGAACTGACCGTTATTCACGGGCGGACAACTCTGCAAAAATACGGCGGAAAGGCTGACTGGCACCTAATTGCCGAGGCAAAAAAACGTTATCCCCATTTGAAAATTGCCGGCAGCGGCGATATTTTCAGTGTAGAAGACATCATCAGCCGACTGGAGCAGACCGGAATAGACGGCATACTTGTTGCCCGTGGAGCCATAGGCAACCCCTGGATATTTCGTGATGCGGCGGCGGTTTTTCGCGGCGAAGCAAAACCCCAGCCGCCGAGCGTTCAAGAGCAGGGCCGCGTCATGATTGAACACGTATCATTGCTGAGAAAAGTATTTGACCCCTGTAAAAGCGTTCGTTACTTCAGGAAATTTTCAGCAAGATACTGTAAGCTGCACCCGCACCGCAAACGCCCCCAGACGGCACTCATGGCAGCTAAGAATATGGATGATTTTCTTTCTGCTATAAAAACACACTACGGCGTAGAACCGAACACAGACAGCGATTTATAA